AAGGCCTTGCCATCCGCCATTCCCCATCCGGAAAGATGCGGAACTTTATACATCGGAACCTTCGGTGATTCAAGGTTTGCATCCAGGGTGGAAACAGGTTGAGGTCCGGCTTCCATATTCCATAAATCCAGACGAACCACCTGATTGGATTTCAGAAAGCCCGCCAGATAATAGCGTCCTTCTGAAGTGAGGAACGCGTCATACGGATAATTCCCGACCTGTTTCCATTGTTTGAGGATTTTGAAATCGGGAGGACGGGAGGACACCACCCAGATTTCACCGCCGTCCATCAATGAAAAAATAAACCGGTGTTCGGGCGCGTCCACCAGTCCCACGGTTCTGGAAGTCTGTGTTTTTCCCTCAGCATCCGTATACTCGGCAGAAATAATTTTAAGAATTTCAAGCGACTGACTGTCAAGAATGCGGACATCTCCGGGTTCGTAATTGCTCACAGCCAGATATTTTCCATCCTGGCTGATCGCTCCGCCAATGGAGTTTTTCCCGGCCTGAATACTGGCCATTTTCTTTCCGGAAAGCAGATCCACCTTGTGGACCCAGCCATCGCGTTGAAATGTATAGGCAAACTGCTCATTTCTGGAGAAAACAACGGTGGCATGTGACAAATCGCCCAAGTGTTCGACACGTCTCAGGATTTTGCGATATTCTGTATCCAGGATGACCAGTCCGCCAGTATTTCTTTCAATCACAACCCCGAGTGTGCCGGTTCCCTGTCCATAAATCGGAGTGCTCCATAGTAAAACCATTACGAGGCAATCCATGAACCTGATTTTTATTTTATGATCACGCATAAGACTTCACGGTTTAAGTGCGGGTTGAATCTGTGGTTTTTCAGGAACAACAGTTAACAGATAATTTGCCAGGAATTGAATTTCCTCGGTGGATAAAACACCCTCCCAGGGTGGCATGAATTTGTCTGGACGCCCGAAGCGGATCACTGTTGCCAGGGCCTCTGGCGTCCATTTATTAAGAGAAGAAGGATCCAGTGCCGGTCCCAAACCGCCATTGCGATACATTCCATGACAGTTTCCGCAATCTTCTCTCAAAGTGGTCAGGACTCGTTCTGACAGCGTTTGAGCCACTACAGATTGATGGAACAA
This portion of the SAR324 cluster bacterium genome encodes:
- a CDS encoding protein nirF codes for the protein MRDHKIKIRFMDCLVMVLLWSTPIYGQGTGTLGVVIERNTGGLVILDTEYRKILRRVEHLGDLSHATVVFSRNEQFAYTFQRDGWVHKVDLLSGKKMASIQAGKNSIGGAISQDGKYLAVSNYEPGDVRILDSQSLEILKIISAEYTDAEGKTQTSRTVGLVDAPEHRFIFSLMDGGEIWVVSSRPPDFKILKQWKQVGNYPYDAFLTSEGRYYLAGFLKSNQVVRLDLWNMEAGPQPVSTLDANLESPKVPMYKVPHLSGWGMADGKAFTPVISEERLMVYELKTWSQLQSIAVYGTVVFAVPRPDERELWLTFAGPKNDTLQIIDVATFQIRETIKLGRGISHIHFTPKGDMAYVSVRTENKLMVLDAYTHEIQETLEINGPSGIFMVPRAHRIGL
- a CDS encoding cytochrome c, translating into MSKLKWFLLVFAIGLFHQSVVAQTLSERVLTTLREDCGNCHGMYRNGGLGPALDPSSLNKWTPEALATVIRFGRPDKFMPPWEGVLSTEEIQFLANYLLTVVPEKPQIQPALKP